The proteins below come from a single Streptomyces spongiicola genomic window:
- a CDS encoding NADP-dependent succinic semialdehyde dehydrogenase yields the protein MAIASVNPATGETLKTFEANGPGEVESRLAAAHATFRVYRTTSFPERSRCLRRAAALLEEDREDIARTMTSEMGKPLVAARAEAAKCVKAMRWYAEHAEELLADEHPSDGDVRDSGASGVTVRYRPLGVVLAVMPWNFPLWQVVRFAAPALMAGNTGLLKHASNVPQTALYLGDLFHRAGFPDGCFQTLLVGAGAIEGVLRDPRVAAATLTGSEPAGRSVASIAGDEVKKTVLELGGSDPYVVMPSADVDRAARIAVTARVQNNGQSCIAAKRFIVHEDVHDAFTERFTARMEALAVGDPMDESTDVGPLATERGRADLEELVDDAVRRGARALCGAGRPEDRPAGWYYLPTVLTEVTPKMRIHHEEAFGPVATVYRVADLDEAVAVANDSPFGLSSNIWTRDAGDMERFVRDMEAGGIFFNGMTASHPAMPFGGVKRSGYGRELSGHGIREFCNITTVWTAA from the coding sequence ATGGCCATCGCCAGTGTGAATCCCGCGACCGGCGAAACGCTCAAGACCTTCGAAGCCAACGGCCCCGGGGAGGTCGAGAGCCGCCTGGCCGCCGCCCACGCGACCTTCCGCGTTTACCGCACGACGTCCTTCCCGGAGCGTTCCCGGTGCCTGAGGCGGGCCGCGGCGCTGCTGGAGGAGGACCGGGAGGACATCGCCCGCACCATGACGAGCGAGATGGGCAAGCCGCTGGTGGCGGCCAGGGCCGAGGCGGCCAAGTGCGTCAAGGCGATGCGCTGGTACGCCGAGCACGCCGAGGAACTGCTCGCCGACGAGCACCCGTCGGACGGCGACGTGAGGGACTCGGGCGCCTCCGGCGTCACCGTCCGCTACCGCCCGCTGGGCGTGGTGCTCGCCGTGATGCCCTGGAACTTCCCGCTCTGGCAGGTCGTGCGGTTCGCCGCACCCGCGCTGATGGCGGGCAACACCGGACTGCTCAAGCACGCGTCGAACGTCCCGCAGACCGCTCTCTACCTGGGAGACCTCTTCCACCGGGCCGGCTTCCCCGACGGCTGCTTCCAGACCCTGCTGGTCGGTGCGGGGGCGATCGAGGGCGTGCTGCGCGATCCGCGGGTGGCCGCGGCGACGCTCACCGGCAGCGAGCCGGCGGGGCGCTCCGTCGCCTCGATCGCCGGCGACGAGGTCAAGAAGACCGTTCTGGAACTCGGCGGCAGCGACCCGTACGTGGTCATGCCGTCCGCCGACGTGGACCGGGCCGCGCGGATCGCGGTCACCGCCCGGGTCCAGAACAACGGGCAGTCGTGCATCGCGGCCAAGCGCTTCATCGTCCACGAGGACGTCCACGACGCCTTCACCGAGCGCTTCACCGCACGGATGGAGGCGCTCGCCGTCGGCGATCCGATGGACGAGTCCACCGACGTCGGACCGCTGGCCACCGAGCGGGGCCGCGCCGACCTGGAGGAGCTGGTCGACGACGCCGTACGGCGCGGGGCGCGGGCGCTGTGCGGCGCCGGCCGCCCCGAGGACCGGCCGGCCGGGTGGTACTACCTGCCGACGGTCCTCACGGAAGTCACCCCGAAGATGCGGATCCACCACGAGGAGGCCTTCGGCCCCGTCGCGACCGTCTACCGCGTCGCCGATCTCGACGAGGCCGTGGCGGTCGCCAACGACTCGCCCTTCGGGCTGAGTTCGAACATCTGGACAAGGGACGCGGGCGACATGGAGCGCTTCGTCCGGGACATGGAGGCGGGCGGGATCTTCTTCAACGGGATGACCGCCTCCCATCCGGCGATGCCCTTCGGCGGGGTGAAGCGGTCCGGCTACGGGCGTGAGCTGTCCGGCCACGGGATCAGGGAGTTCTGCAACATCACGACCGTCTGGACCGCCGCCTGA